The following are encoded in a window of Mycosarcoma maydis chromosome 10, whole genome shotgun sequence genomic DNA:
- a CDS encoding putative pyruvate dehydrogenase (acetyl-transferring) subunit E1 alpha — translation MSSFSRNLLRTAGKAKSLPAYSRNAIPSSSRFVQLTAEASRPQQELPESKTEKFTVDLNADSFKGYKLEVPKLEWETSKDELVHLYSEMVKMRRMEMAADQLYKQKLIRGFCHLAIGQEAVAVGMEAGMKPSDKLITAYRCHPFTVQKGGSIKSVIAELFGRQDGISKGKGGSMHMFTPTFFGGNGIVGAQVPVGAGIAFAQQYMNTNDATFAMYGDGASNQGQVFEAYNMAKLWNLPCVFVCENNKYGMGTSAERSSMNTQYYTRGDVIPGIQVNAMDVLAVAAATKHASGYTLGGNGPLLMELVTYRYGGHSLSDPGTTYRTRDEIQTMRSSSDPIQGLKARMLDWGVVEEAELKRIDKAAKEEVDQAVEEAKQSPQPSEHSLWTDIYYPGTEPDWMRGRDRTEIHRYR, via the exons ATGTCGTCCTTCTCGCGCAACCTCCTGCGCACCGCGGGCAAGGCCAAGAGCCTC CCCGCCTACTCGCGCAACGCCATCccctcgtcgtcgcgctTCGTCCAGCTCACTGCAGAGGCGTCGCGTCCGCAGCAGGAATTGCCCGAATCCAAGACGGAAAAGTTCACAGTCGACCTTAACGCGGACTCGTTCAAAGGCTACAAGCTCGAAGTGCCCAAGCTCGAGTGGGAGACATCCAAAGATGAGCTCGTTCATCTGTACTCGGAGATGGTGAAAATGCGAAGGATGGAGATGGCTGCTGACCAGCTGTACAAGCAGAAGCTCATCCGAGGCTTTTGCCACTTGGCCATCGGTCAGGAAGCCGTCGCTGTGGGCATGGAGGCCGGTATGAAGCCTTCGGACAAGCTCATCACTGCTTACCGCTGCCATCCGTTCACCGTGCAGAAGGGTGGCTCGATCAAGAGTGTCAtcgccgagctgttcgGTCGCCAGGATGGTATCTCCAAGGGCAAGGGTGGCTCGATGCACATGTTTACCCCCACGTTCTTTGGTGGTAACGGTATCGTCGGTGCTCAGGTACCCGTCGGCGCTGGTATCGCGTTCGCTCAGCAGTACATGAACACCAACGACGCCACTTTCGCCATGTACGGCGACGGCGCTTCCAACCAGGGTCAGGTCTTTGAGGCGTACAACATGGCCAAGCTTTGGAACTTGCCGTGTGTCTTTGTTTGCGAGAACAACAAATACGGTATGGGCACTTCGGCGGaacgctcgtcgatgaaCACGCAGTACTACACACGTGGTGATGTGATCCCCGGTATCCAGGTCAACGCCATGGACGTCTTGGCTGTTGCGGCTGCTACCAAGCATGCATCGGGCTACACGCTCGGTGGCAACGGACCTCTGCTCATGGAGTTGGTCACCTACCGATACGGCGGCCACTCTCTCTCGGACCCCGGTACCACCTACCGTACGCGTGATGAGATTCAAACCATGCGTTCGTCGTCCGACCCGATCCAGGGCCTCAAGGCGCGCATGCTCGATTGGGGCGTTGTCGAGGAGGCCGAACTCAAGCGAATCGACAAGGCCGCCAAGGAAGAGGTCGACCAAGCCGTCGAAGAGGCAAAGCAGAGTCCACAGCCAAGCGAGCACTCGCTCTGGACTGACATCTACTACCCAGGCACCGAGCCTGACTGGATGCGTGGCAGGGACCGCACCGAGATCCACCGATACCGTTAA
- a CDS encoding uncharacterized protein (related to swi/snf-related matrix-associated actin-dependent regulator of chromatin, subfamily c, member 1) has protein sequence MSTLNLTGHPDPKLRTDPLLLQALESYLEPIKSALTQQGIDPSAIPSKSGSLSASDLADLVFELQTFQEEVLGVNAPRPANPDASTPLARHPVRIPAELFLSTSSHQSTSIAPPESSHLRLLLQEALAHLASTGKSTWNFSDPAQKTTNVELITHLRQQLTQAAALEHPTIAVSASITEAEAAALKQMAEQLECKWSDDVATASHVLYPSEMTPPASPKLGESSSSTSEEYFRTIASRSGRALIHVWYRPDSYDTWLPAADFADPDPAPEKRLPWKISAKWLRDSVRFNEIMNAEDYEQEDALGVAMDAADVETGIATTGDVSKSKKRGLPDEITDASSASAAASEPNSKRIKLLVAARPVGAIPIDLSGSQPIPGKKYENEAVPSGVLGNLPSESAGPTKLEGEQPAVRPANDGDATMVDGTADKPKADAAVEEPTEATADTNAPIVQPDAAAVEQQRIRAEEIAKKYLASQTQEVIIPSYSTWFDMSTINAIEKRSLPEFFNHKNRSKTPSIYKDYRDFMINTYRLNPSEYLTFTACRRNLAGDVCAIMRVHAFLEQWGLINYQIDPETRPATLGPPFTGHFRVLVDTPRGLQPLHPGTRVNLTTSASAGADGPAASAAAAAAAAAAAGADKRDMNLELRKTIFQSTMKGSKPIDLAEANSLAAQADAAVAGGAGGAPRYTCDTCGSDCTRVRYHSIKAKNYSLCASCYLEGRFPSSMYSGDFVRMEDSVLKQTGGVVGGASGGQDDWTDAETLRLLEGLEMFDDDWSAVSNHVGTRSREQCITKFIQLPIEDGFLDGASQADLGPLQYARRDQVDKLGKPIVPFAQADNPVMSVVAFLASAVNPAVAAAAAQSALGELTENLRKRAGREKSSGEKEATAADAGDAKRDGEAPHANGDAMDVDGEQAKSAAAEGAGRGDAEVDADADALVVDAKKTSVPRNAVERAAAIALGAAAAKAHVLASFEERECQRLVGQVIEAQLKKLELKMSQFEELESLLEAERRSVEAGRRQLYADRLAVQKQLALVNELLHKAAHAPEKLSQHDLVHASSAANGLPQQGPVVREAGALPPVGGSFAQIG, from the coding sequence ATGTCGACGCTCAACCTTACGGGTCATCCTGATCCCAAGCTGCGCACAGATCCGCTCCTGCTCcaggcgctcgagtcgtACCTAGAGCCCATCAAGAGCGCGCTCACCCAGCAAGGCATCGATCCCAGCGCAATCCCCTCCAAATCTGGCTCGCTCTCCGCATCCGACCTTGCAGACCTTGTGTTTGAACTCCAAACCTTCCAGGAGGAGGTGCTGGGTGTCAATGCACCTCGTCCTGCCAATCCTGACGCATCCACCCCACTAGCGCGACACCCTGTTCGCATCCCCGCAGAATTGTTCCTCTCCACGTCTTCGCACCAAAGCACCTCGATTGCTCCGCCAGAGTCGAGTCACCTTCGATTGCTCTTGCAAGAGGCACTCGCGCATCTCGCCTCCACCGGCAAGTCCACCTGGAACTTTTCCGACCCTGCTCAAAAGACCACCAACGTTGAGCTCATCACACACCTTCGCCAGCAACTTACCCAGGCTGCTGCGTTGGAGCACCCCACCATTGCCGTCTCAGCGTCCATCaccgaggcagaggcagctgcgctcaagcagatgGCTGAACAGCTCGAATGTAAGTGGTCCGACGACGTCGCAACCGCATCTCACGTCCTCTACCCTTCTGAGATGACGCCTCCAGCCTCTCCTAAGCTCGgcgagtcgtcgtcgtccactTCCGAGGAATACTTCAGGACCATCGCCTCCAGATCAGGGCGCGCTCTCATCCATGTCTGGTACCGTCCCGACTCGTACGACACCTGGCTTCCCGCTGCCGACTTTGCCGACCCCGACCCGGCTCCCGAGAAGCGACTGCCATGGAAGATTAGCGCAAAGTGGCTCCGCGACAGCGTTCGCTTCAACGAGATCATGAACGCAGAGGATTACGAACAGGAGGATGCGCTCGGGGTTGCCATGGATGCTGCCGACGTCGAGACTGGCATCGCTACCACCGGCGATGTTtccaagagcaagaagcgtggaCTGCCCGACGAGATCACCGACGCTTCCTCGgcttcagctgctgccagcgAGCCTAACAGTAAGCGCATCAAGCTTCTTGTCGCGGCGCGTCCCGTTGGTGCCATCCCCATCGATCTTTCTGGCTCGCAACCCATTCCAGGCAAAAAGTACGAAAACGAGGCGGTGCCGAGCGGTGTTCTTGGCAACCTGCCCTCGGAATCGGCTGGCcccaccaagctcgagggCGAACAGCCTGCCGTCAGGCCAGCCAACGATGGTGATGCGACCATGGTCGACGGTACTGCTGACAAGCCCAAGGCGGATGCTGCGGTTGAGGAGCCGACTGAAGCGACCGCCGATACCAACGCACCCATCGTTCAGCCGGATGCCGCTGCGGTTGAACAGCAGCGCATCCGCGCCGAGGAGATCGCCAAAAAGTATCTCGCTTCGCAGACGCAGGAAGTGATTATCCCTTCCTACTCCACTTGGTTCGATATGTCGACCATCAACGCGATCGAAAAGCGATCCTTGCCCGAATTCTTCAACCACAAGAACCGCAGCAAGACGCCGAGCATCTACAAGGATTACCGTGACTTTATGATCAACACGTACCGTCTCAATCCAAGCGAGTACCTCACTTTTACCGCTTGCCGAAGAAACTTGGCGGGCGACGTTTGCGCCATCATGAGGGTGCACGCGTTCCTCGAGCAGTGGGGTCTCATCAACTATCAGATCGATCCTGAAACCCGACCTGCTACACTGGGCCCTCCGTTCACCGGTCATTTCCGAGTACTCGTCGACACGCCGCGTGGTCTGCAGCCGCTTCACCCTGGCACTCGTGTCAACTTGaccacctcggcttccGCCGGCGCTGATGGTCCGGCGGCCagtgctgcggctgcggctgcggctgcggctgcggcaGGAGCGGACAAGCGCGACATGAAccttgagctgcgcaagaCCATCTTCCAATCGACCATGAAGGGGTCCAAGCCCATCGATCTGGCCGAAGccaactcgctcgctgcgcAGGCCGATGCTGCGGTCGCCGGTGGCGCTGGTGGTGCGCCTCGCTACACGTGCGACACGTGCGGGAGCGACTGCACGCGCGTGCGATACCACAGCATCAAGGCGAAAAACTACTCGCTTTGCGCGTCGTGCTACCTGGAAGGACGTTTCCCGAGCTCCATGTATTCGGGTGATTTCGTTCGCATGGAAGACTCGGTACTCAAGCAGACGGGCGGCGTCGTGGGCGGTGCTTCTGGTGGGCAGGATGACTGGACGGACGCCGAGACgctgcgtctgctcgaAGGGCTGGAAATGTTTGACGATGACTGGTCGGCGGTTTCGAACCACGTGGGCACGCGCAGCCGCGAGCAGTGCATCACCAAGTTTATCCAGCTGCCCATCGAGGATGGCTTCTTGGACGGTGCTTCGCAGGCGGATCTGGGACCGTTGCAGTACGCGCGTCGTGATCAGGTGGACAAGCTCGGTAAGCCGATCGTTCCGTTTGCGCAGGCGGACAACCCGGTGATGAGCGTGGTTGCGTTTTTGGCGAGTGCGGTGAACCCGGCAgtggcggcagcggcggctcAGAGCGCGTTGGGCGAGCTCACGGAGAATCTCAGAAAGCGAGCAGGGCGCGAAAAGTCGAGCGGCGAAAAGGAGGCGACGGcggctgatgctggtgatgcGAAGCGCGATGGCGAGGCTCCACACGCCAACGGCGATGCGATGGACGTCGACGGTGAGCAGGCCAagtcggctgctgctgagggTGCCGGTCGCGGCGACGCGGAAGTGGACGCGGACGCGGACGCGCTGGTTGTGGATGCCAAAAAAACCAGCGTTCCGCGCAACGCTGTGGAAAGAGCAGCTGCCATCGCGCTCGGTGCGGCGGCTGCGAAAGCGCACGTGCTTGCATCGTTCGAAGAGCGCGAATGCCAGCGACTGGTGGGCCAAGTTATTGAGgcgcagctcaagaagctcgaacTCAAGATGTCTCAgttcgaagagctcgagtcgctccTCGAGGCGGAACGCCGCAGCGTAGAGGCAGGTCGTCGACAGCTCTACGCCGACCGTCTCGCCGTGCAGAAACAGCTggcgctcgtcaacgaACTGCTCCACAAGGCGGCGCATGCTCCAGAGAAGCTCAGCCAGCACGACCTCGTACACGCCTCCAGTGCCGCCAACGGTTTACCACAGCAGGGCCCCGTGGTCAGAGAGGCCGGCGCGCTCCCACCCGTCGGTGGATCCTTTGCTCAGATCGGTTAA
- a CDS encoding uncharacterized protein (related to NUP170 - nuclear pore protein) yields MMPADPYSLESLREAEETFRRCEQGRIALPEVKQRTPTRDAPYQQHRLDPWVGFDKSRTLPIPPDVFTGIKSASPTATQSLFPAIRRACITVDNKVYLWSYLEGQAAFEFYCVPDDQVVIAASVLPVRSGVFADIVTHVLVLSIGTSVREGKYIKVLGLSYTQNGDHSKVEVLEAGMSANTNGVILDNITGTDTGRIFATGSDHCLYELVYQRNEGWFTSKCYLRNITNPRLSNLLPTFVKADKKLLYITVDNARQLVYTLRQGDLIEVFSLSSKDPSSAPERRGQTVGTSGQQGTPHARYDVGSIVWIGPVEREARFNVVLLAVTDRGYRIFLDNFQGRSEPAITVRAPPALQQPPGVASSANPAGYSQQQGPQQQQSLVQQQTITRAVSSVFYAGDVFMMGFNYNNLPCQICCITPSLNANTTTTGPVEKATFIDLELTLSTPIFAEAPPSRKPTQITDNGELVRATYAQNLRPPRSFLVLDNNGLTELVERRPVDTLRGLLESGTPVNSAAMMQFFGSFGSIEACETALAIVAHNSQVAAPRVTIGSSAGVAAGVAQTVSEEVVALASRVFFSQYGSWPADTTVSAALSTPRTSRHDGLALYIGCILKRVWDRAIMPAEPVKSGTKPAAPAASSSALTTYRAAGIAGSTSTGPKLPLRKEDLEETLQDLVPLHDFMQQSAKLFGVGGSSAANRSFVNGVGYDQERAAKLDQESFSRLKALVSRATEATNFMLFLIDHGLKALLDACSAEAKDVIVNLRFGELITSEQGKRASKELVTALIEARIGAQVSIDAVADALQARCGSFCSADDVRQYKATECIRRAKEARAEQDKMDNLRMSQKLLAKGASQLSLEKLRGVCQDYGSLGYATGAIELALQCAAEWDPSGIAACYLAEGSPEGSEHRARREVADRLKQAYQLVFDTLQELDERLDAAYNVGADEAQVRLAINTSDKARTEAYARAEAWQDALFHECMYEWLIERKMTDQLLSMRTPYLEQFLVKRPTGVKAHDAAFLRTLRNLLWQLYVRHGEYFAAAQVLDALAHSKEFALDLRDRIEYLALAVGNAKSVSPSHVEANEVVTFLSQAEDSLEVAQIQARVLQALQQVGPDELDAERCALLADSIEWLDEELLDLSTLYKKLAEPFELLEEQLAMIASAELHDVALVSELWIGLICKQHASSRDEDAYKAISALTVQLFTRLDRSEVACPMDNVFDLLLRYAYEQMRPEGEVRDESVPAGFARRVGNQDHTRSTLDIPQGWASETMLRATGAPELILDILESALATRPQPWNSVRGHTFLYAEVAEFARTWIQLSTTSPLASSAARRDLGFATHLAPLTTVQVHRLSALLNSIIQHSSAAASARSALDLLKLYY; encoded by the coding sequence ATGATGCCTGCTGATCCTTACTCGCTCGAATCCCTGCGTGAGGCAGAGGAAACCTTCCGACGTTGCGAACAGGGTCGCATCGCTCTTCCAGAAGTAAAGCAGCGCACTCCAACACGCGATGCTCCCTACCAACAACACCGTCTCGATCCATGGGTTGGCTTTGACAAGTCCAGAACCCTTCCCATTCCACCAGACGTATTCACTGGAATCAAGAGTGCCAGTCCGACAGCAACACAGTCCCTGTTTCCAGCCATACGTAGAGCCTGCATCACGGTCGACAACAAGGTCTATCTCTGGTCTTACCTCGAAGGTCAAGCTGCTTTCGAATTCTACTGTGTTCCCGACGATCAGGTCGTCATTGCTGCTAGCGTACTGCCAGTAAGATCTGGCGTATTTGCCGATATAGTCACTCATGTGCTTGTACTTAGCATCGGAACATCTGTGCGCGAGGGAAAGTACATCAAAGTGCTCGGGCTCTCCTATACGCAGAATGGGGATCACTCCAAAGTCGAGGTTCTCGAAGCAGGCATGAgcgccaacaccaacggCGTCATTCTTGACAACATCACTGGCACCGATACCGGACGCATCTTTGCTACCGGCTCCGACCACTGCCTCTACGAGCTCGTCTACCAGAGGAACGAGGGCTGGTTCACCAGTAAGTGCTACTTGCGCAACATCACCAACCCACGCCTCTCGAATCTCTTGCCAACATTTGTAAAAGCCGACAAAAAGCTCCTCTACATTACGGTGGACAATGCTCGGCAGCTTGTGTATACGCTTCGCCAAGGTGACTTGATTGAGGTCTTCAGCCTGTCATCCAAAGATCCCTCCTCAGCACCGGAAAGGCGCGGTCAGACCGTGGGTACCTCTGGACAGCAAGGTACACCCCATGCTCGCTATGACGTAGGCTCCATCGTGTGGATTGGACCTGTAGAACGCGAGGCTCGCTTCAACGTCGTTCTGCTCGCGGTCACCGATCGCGGCTACCGCATCTTCCTCGACAACTTCCAAGGGCGTTCCGAGCCTGCCATCACGGTTCGTGCTCCACCcgctctgcagcagcctccTGGTGTCGCTTCTTCTGCGAACCCTGCCGGCTACTCGCAACAACAGGgtccacagcagcaacagtcaCTCGTACAGCAGCAAACCATCACCAGAGCCGTTTCCTCTGTCTTCTATGCGGGCGATGTCTTCATGATGGGCTTCAACTACAACAACCTTCCGTGTCAAATCTGCTGCATCACGCCATCACTCAATGCGAataccaccaccaccggtCCTGTCGAGAAGGCTACGTTCATCGACCTGGAATTGACTCTGAGCACGCCCATATTTGCCGAAGCTCCGCCCAGTCGCAAACCCACGCAGATCACCGACAACGGTGAACTGGTACGAGCTACTTATGCTCAGAACCTTCGACCGCCTCGCAGCTTCCTTGTGCTCGACAACAACGGTCTCaccgagctggtcgagcgtCGTCCTGTCGACACGCTGCGTGGTTTGCTTGAGTCCGGTACGCCCGTCAACAGCGCTGCCATGATGCAGTTCTTTGGCTCTTTCGGCTCGATAGAGGCTTGCGAGACCGCTCTCGCTATTGTGGCTCACAACTCGCAGGTGGCTGCTCCCCGTGTCACCATCGGCTCTTCCGCCGGAGTCGCCGCAGGTGTTGCCCAAACCGTCTCGGAAGAGGTTGTCGCGCTCGCATCTCGAGTCTTCTTTAGCCAGTACGGCTCGTGGCCTGCCGACACAACCGTCTCGGCCGCTCTATCTACCCCAAGGACGTCGCGCCATGACGGTCTAGCGCTCTACATTGGCTGCATTCTCAAGCGTGTCTGGGATCGCGCTATCATGCCTGCTGAGCCCGTCAAATCAGGAACCAAGCCagctgcacctgcagccTCTAGCAGCGCTCTCACCACTTACCGCGCTGCCGGCATAGCGGGGAGCACGTCGACTGGTCCTAAGCTACCGCTCCGAAAGGAAGACCTGGAAGAGACGCTTCAAGATCTGGTTCCGCTCCACGATTTTATGCAGCAGAGCGCAAAGTTGTTTGGTGTTGGCGGCTCGTCGGCGGCGAATCGGAGCTTTGTCAATGGCGTCGGTTACGACCAGGAGCGAGCGGCCAAGCTAGACCAGGAGAGCTTCAGCAGACTCAAAGCGCTCGTGTCGAGGGCAACGGAGGCTACCAACTTTATGCTCTTCCTTATCGACCATGGTTTGAAGGCTCTGTTGGATGCATGCTCTGCCGAAGCCAAGGATgtgatcgtgaatttgcGTTTCGGCGAGCTGATCACGTCGGAACAAGGTAAACGTGCCTCTAAGGAGCTCGTCACCGCGCTGATCGAGGCACGCATCGGAGCGCAGGTCAGCATTGATGCCGTGGCCGACGCTTTGCAGGCTCGATGCGGAAGCTTCTGCTCCGCTGACGATGTTCGACAGTACAAGGCTACCGAATGCATCCGTCGAGCCAAAGAGGCGCGCGCCGAACAGGACAAGATGGACAACCTACGTATGAGCCAAAAGCTGCTTGCCAAGGGCGCAAGTCAGTTGTCGTTGGAAAAGCTGCGCGGTGTCTGTCAAGACTATGGATCGCTCGGTTACGCGACTGGTGCGATCGAACTGGCTCTTCAGTGTGCTGCGGAATGGGATCCTTCTGGCATTGCTGCTTGTTATCTGGCCGAAGGTAGCCCGGAAGGGTCTGAGCACCGAGCGCGTCGCGAAGTGGCGGATCGACTCAAGCAGGCGTACCAGCTAGTGTTTGACACGCTgcaagagctcgatgagcgtctcgatgctgcgTACAACGTTGGAGCTGATGAAGCGCAGGTGCGACTAGCGATCAACACGAGCGATAAGGCACGCACCGAGGCGTATGCGCGTGCGGAAGCTTGGCAGGATGCGCTCTTCCACGAATGCATGTACGAGTGGCTGATAGAACGCAAGATGACGGATCAGCTGCTTTCGATGCGGACACCTTATCTGGAGCAGTTTCTCGTCAAACGACCCACTGGCGTCAAGGCACACGATGCTGCGTTTCTGCGAACGTTGCGAAACTTGCTCTGGCAGTTGTACGTGCGTCACGGCGAATATTTTGCAGCTGCCCAAGTTTTGGATGCGTTGGCGCACTCGAAGGAGTTTGCACTGGATCTGCGCGATCGGATCGAGTACCTAGCTCTAGCAGTGGGCAACGCCAAGTCGGTTTCACCATCGCACGTTGAGGCGAACGAGGTGGTGACATTCCTCTCGCAGGCCGAAGACTCGCTGGAAGTAGCGCAGATTCAAGCGCGAGTTCTGCAGGCGCTGCAACAGGTCGGACcggacgagctggatgcgGAACGATGtgcgctgctcgccgattcgatcgagtggctcgacgaggagcttCTGGATCTTTCGACGCTCTACAAGAAGCTAGCCGAGCCATTTGAGCTActggaagagcagctggCGATGATTGCGTCTGCCGAGCTGCACGATGTGGCGTTGGTGTCGGAGCTGTGGATTGGGTTGATATGCAAGCAGCACGCCAGCAGTCGCGACGAGGACGCGTACAAGGCGATCTCGGCGCTGACCGTGCAACTCTTCACGCGGCTGGATCGGAGTGAGGTGGCGTGTCCGATGGACAACGTGTTTGACTTGCTCTTGAGGTACGCATACGAGCAGATGCGTCCGGAGGGCGAGGTGCGCGACGAGAGTGTTCCTGCTGGCTTCGCAAGGCGAGTTGGCAACCAAGATCACACGCGATCCACGCTCGACATCCCGCAAGGTTGGGCGAGTGAAACAATGCTTCGGGCGACCGGTGCGCCCGAGCTGAttctcgacatcctcgaGTCCGCGCTGGCCACCAGGCCGCAACCGTGGAACAGTGTGCGCGGACATACGTTCCTCTACGCCGAAGTCGCCGAATTCGCCCGCACATGGATTCAGCTCTCCACCACATCGCCCCTCGCATCTTCAGCCGCTAGACGTGACTTGGGCTTCGCCACCCATCTCGCCCCACTCACCACGGTCCAAGTGCACAGACTTTCCGCTCTGCTCAATTCCATCATCCAACATtcctccgccgccgcctccgCCCGCAGCGCGTTGGATCTCCTCAAGCTCTATTACTAG